From the genome of Scytonema hofmannii PCC 7110, one region includes:
- a CDS encoding caspase family protein has translation MSKHEFQRNFAVIIGINDYSNGVPPLETAVPDARELARILEDYKYTVRRLLNQDASLEGLNQLLAAFHAQKLPLAQEVDLNENDRIVFYFAGHGLALDALENEEGPAGYLVPADAESGHISTYLQMQKLHNALLALPCRHLLVILDCCFAGAFRWSSHRNAMRLPVVYQERYDRFIRDRAWQVIASAAHDQKALDFVTSRGTVEHHSPFAATLFQALRGDADFSLPVQDGRATGDGVITATELYFYLREKLETTTEKLHSRQTPGLYHLAKHDKGEYIFLVPGHKLNLPSAPKLDPKNNPYRGLESFDEAHSDLFFGRKQLTKELSFVVCDRQLTVVLGASGTGKSSLVKAGLLPRLRKSTTHQWHILNPIRPSAFPITALFQVQKQLSTEKEKKLSLLDAVTAWCNANPQKKLLLAIDQFEELVTMCQNDKARSQFLQELEQALTQPQFHIVITLRLDFEPQFLTSAFPGRWMNARFMIPPMTQNELRETIEKPAAEQVLYFEPPQLVEQLINEVVQMPGALPLLSFTLSELYLKYLNRKGDNRALTEEDYNELGGVAGSLTRRATQEYENLIQMDSMYDYTIRKVMLRMVTVDGGAMARRRVPLGELEYPNAEDNERVKKIIQRFTDVRLIVSGKEPNGDAYVEPAHDALVLGWNLLQKWKDDKRQNESLVLRQRLTLAANDWDDRDRKSDYLWSRDPRIAVLEKVLEYPPQKNWLNQLETEYVKSSIQKRQDELEEAKERLRISQEQQQISQARLLATQAQLIQREDISLLHLSTLLAVESMKRFNKLEMRYLLADQTLRQGLVLLPRSIARISKQSKQNYNCSNSLAFCSDGKYMAIANDAIRILEVKSGREVASIEYEKDLTVATLSPDGKYAATCCQDGVVKIWKLKNQQLIAQIVRAETVQNIIFSPKSQYIVIVSGGFRGVWQLTDSPEVIPVGLPLLKLPDFCSGQDPISFSPDGNYLAEFVEDSPGSGEGRRQVWQLSRRRRIINETVNLSSPTSSELNMAVRENIDDMTFSLDSKFFAATVTLTTIKVWKIPSGREVMTVEHNAWINTIGMNFNGQYVAAGDRKGEAVVWEVPRGYQVTHIKDNPTTWLGRVVFSPDGNYLATVGKGFNKIARVYHIFRGHEVTRLLHENYVVNIAFSRDGKYIATQEDSNPEKGHTDTINLWQIVDDFDGKTAIELDMENFVNSITISSRGKYLGMTCSQAHGLQVYDMNPYQEVRFINHEGAHYAVFSTDEELVATVGEDRTVRLWELASGQELLAMEHNAQVIAIAFSQDTKLLTTLVHLTTLYKDNLEVLVCDVIIWDITNYKQVNRLETKKIVSISPDGQYLVILPKNSNFQEKTLSIIKVLGGEEVTRIKLENEELSEFTLSTDGKYLAGFGGFYGSDTSVDSDGFIQVWDLSGEEVLPILKLGRSVTKVVFSPGSRFLAAAVGGDTVRIWDLISKQEVSRIEVYGGINHIIFSWDSEHFVTVNCLNKVQIWNLQPEVLIEEVCSRLTCNLTLEEWDLYLGNEPYQKICPNLP, from the coding sequence ATGTCCAAGCACGAGTTTCAGCGTAATTTTGCCGTCATTATCGGGATTAATGATTATTCAAATGGCGTACCACCGTTAGAAACGGCTGTCCCTGACGCTCGCGAACTTGCTCGGATTCTAGAAGATTACAAATACACTGTGCGGCGGCTTTTAAACCAAGATGCTTCTCTGGAAGGACTGAACCAACTACTTGCTGCTTTTCACGCACAGAAACTACCTCTTGCTCAAGAAGTAGATCTCAATGAAAATGACAGGATCGTATTTTACTTTGCCGGACACGGTCTTGCTCTGGATGCATTGGAAAATGAAGAAGGTCCTGCGGGTTATCTTGTACCTGCTGATGCTGAGTCAGGTCATATTAGTACTTACCTACAAATGCAGAAGTTACATAATGCTCTGCTGGCTCTACCTTGCAGGCATTTATTAGTTATTCTTGATTGTTGCTTTGCAGGTGCATTCCGTTGGTCAAGTCACAGAAATGCCATGCGTTTGCCAGTTGTCTACCAAGAACGTTACGATCGCTTCATCCGAGACAGAGCTTGGCAAGTCATCGCATCTGCAGCTCACGACCAAAAGGCTTTAGATTTTGTAACATCTCGTGGAACGGTAGAACATCACTCTCCTTTTGCTGCAACACTGTTTCAAGCGTTACGGGGTGATGCTGATTTTTCTTTACCAGTTCAAGATGGCAGAGCAACTGGGGATGGAGTTATTACAGCAACAGAACTCTACTTTTATTTGCGGGAGAAATTGGAAACAACGACTGAAAAACTCCACAGCCGTCAAACTCCTGGTTTATATCACTTAGCAAAACATGACAAAGGAGAATACATTTTTCTAGTTCCCGGTCACAAATTGAACTTACCATCTGCTCCTAAATTAGATCCCAAGAATAACCCTTACCGAGGTCTAGAATCTTTTGATGAAGCTCACAGCGATCTGTTTTTTGGCAGAAAGCAATTGACAAAAGAATTGAGCTTCGTTGTGTGCGATCGCCAATTGACAGTAGTACTGGGAGCTTCAGGAACAGGTAAATCCAGCCTTGTGAAAGCCGGATTATTACCTCGCTTACGTAAATCTACTACCCATCAGTGGCATATTCTCAACCCCATTCGTCCCAGCGCTTTCCCCATAACTGCGCTTTTTCAAGTTCAAAAACAACTCTCAACCGAGAAAGAGAAAAAATTGTCACTGCTTGATGCTGTCACTGCTTGGTGCAATGCCAATCCTCAAAAGAAACTACTGCTTGCGATCGACCAATTTGAAGAATTGGTTACCATGTGTCAAAACGATAAGGCGCGATCGCAGTTTTTACAAGAACTGGAACAAGCACTTACCCAACCGCAGTTTCATATTGTTATAACGTTGCGCTTGGACTTTGAACCACAGTTTTTAACATCTGCTTTTCCCGGTCGTTGGATGAACGCTCGATTTATGATACCGCCAATGACTCAAAACGAACTTCGAGAAACGATCGAAAAACCAGCAGCAGAACAAGTGCTTTATTTTGAACCTCCACAATTAGTAGAACAATTAATTAATGAAGTTGTACAAATGCCAGGAGCACTTCCGCTACTTTCTTTTACTCTCAGCGAACTTTATTTAAAATATCTGAACCGAAAAGGTGACAACCGCGCTTTAACAGAAGAAGATTATAACGAACTCGGAGGAGTTGCAGGCTCACTGACCCGTAGAGCAACCCAAGAGTATGAAAATTTAATACAAATGGACTCAATGTATGACTACACCATTCGTAAAGTTATGTTGCGAATGGTCACTGTCGATGGCGGTGCAATGGCTCGCAGACGCGTACCGTTAGGTGAACTTGAGTATCCCAATGCTGAAGACAACGAGCGAGTTAAGAAAATTATTCAACGTTTTACGGATGTTCGATTGATTGTGAGCGGAAAAGAACCCAATGGGGATGCTTATGTAGAACCAGCTCACGATGCTTTAGTGTTGGGATGGAATCTCCTGCAGAAATGGAAGGACGATAAGCGTCAAAATGAGAGTTTAGTGCTACGTCAACGTCTGACACTTGCAGCTAATGATTGGGACGATCGCGATCGCAAATCGGATTATCTATGGAGTCGTGACCCCCGCATTGCCGTATTGGAAAAAGTTCTAGAATATCCTCCCCAGAAGAACTGGCTAAATCAGCTAGAAACAGAATATGTCAAAAGTAGCATTCAAAAAAGACAAGATGAACTTGAAGAAGCTAAAGAGCGTTTGCGAATTTCACAAGAACAACAGCAAATTTCTCAAGCTCGCCTATTAGCAACTCAAGCACAATTGATACAAAGAGAGGATATTAGTTTACTGCATTTGAGTACTTTGCTAGCTGTTGAATCTATGAAACGTTTCAACAAGCTGGAAATGAGATATCTTTTAGCGGATCAAACTCTACGTCAAGGGCTGGTTTTGCTCCCACGCTCCATCGCTCGGATAAGTAAACAGAGCAAGCAGAACTATAATTGTTCAAATTCATTAGCCTTTTGTTCTGACGGCAAATATATGGCGATCGCGAATGATGCCATACGAATATTAGAAGTAAAAAGCGGTCGAGAAGTAGCAAGTATAGAATACGAAAAAGATTTAACAGTTGCCACTTTAAGCCCAGATGGTAAATATGCTGCTACTTGTTGTCAAGATGGAGTTGTCAAGATTTGGAAGTTAAAAAATCAACAATTAATTGCACAAATAGTCCGTGCTGAAACTGTTCAGAATATTATTTTTAGCCCAAAGAGCCAATATATAGTTATCGTAAGTGGTGGTTTTAGAGGTGTATGGCAATTGACGGATTCGCCCGAAGTCATACCTGTAGGATTGCCATTGCTAAAATTGCCGGATTTTTGTAGCGGTCAAGATCCGATTTCTTTCAGTCCAGATGGCAATTATTTAGCGGAATTTGTTGAAGATAGCCCTGGTTCTGGAGAAGGGAGAAGACAAGTTTGGCAACTTTCTCGTAGGCGGCGAATCATCAACGAAACAGTCAATTTATCTTCACCAACTAGCTCTGAACTCAATATGGCGGTTCGTGAAAATATCGATGACATGACATTTAGTTTAGATAGTAAATTTTTTGCTGCAACAGTCACTCTTACGACTATTAAAGTATGGAAAATACCTAGTGGCAGAGAAGTGATGACTGTGGAGCATAATGCATGGATTAATACGATTGGAATGAACTTCAACGGTCAGTACGTAGCGGCTGGAGATAGAAAAGGAGAAGCAGTTGTTTGGGAAGTCCCTCGCGGTTATCAAGTGACACACATAAAAGATAACCCTACGACTTGGTTGGGTCGTGTTGTTTTTAGTCCTGACGGAAATTATTTGGCTACTGTAGGTAAGGGATTTAACAAAATTGCTAGAGTGTATCACATCTTTCGCGGTCATGAAGTTACACGCCTGCTCCACGAGAATTATGTTGTCAATATCGCCTTTAGTCGAGATGGTAAATATATAGCAACTCAGGAAGATAGCAATCCAGAAAAAGGACATACTGATACTATAAATCTATGGCAGATTGTTGATGACTTTGATGGCAAAACTGCGATCGAGCTTGATATGGAGAACTTCGTCAATAGCATTACTATAAGTTCTCGCGGTAAGTACTTGGGTATGACTTGCAGTCAGGCTCATGGTTTACAAGTTTATGACATGAATCCTTATCAGGAGGTAAGATTTATCAATCATGAAGGAGCGCATTATGCTGTCTTCAGTACAGATGAAGAATTGGTAGCGACAGTTGGTGAGGATCGAACGGTAAGACTTTGGGAACTAGCTAGCGGTCAGGAACTGCTAGCAATGGAACATAATGCACAAGTTATTGCGATCGCATTTAGTCAAGACACAAAACTTCTAACTACATTAGTTCATTTGACAACTTTATATAAAGATAATCTTGAAGTTTTAGTTTGTGATGTTATCATTTGGGATATCACAAATTATAAACAAGTAAATCGATTAGAAACTAAAAAAATAGTCAGTATAAGCCCAGATGGACAATATTTAGTAATTCTTCCTAAAAATTCAAATTTTCAAGAGAAAACTTTGTCGATTATAAAAGTTTTAGGAGGAGAAGAAGTTACACGTATAAAACTAGAAAATGAAGAATTAAGTGAGTTTACCCTGAGTACAGATGGAAAATACTTAGCTGGTTTTGGTGGATTTTATGGTTCGGATACATCCGTAGACAGTGATGGTTTCATCCAAGTGTGGGATTTATCCGGTGAAGAAGTCTTACCGATTCTAAAACTGGGTAGATCGGTGACAAAAGTAGTTTTCAGTCCGGGGAGCCGCTTCTTAGCAGCAGCCGTGGGTGGTGATACCGTCAGAATATGGGATTTGATAAGCAAGCAAGAAGTATCACGTATTGAAGTTTATGGAGGTATAAATCATATTATTTTTAGCTGGGATAGCGAACACTTCGTGACTGTTAATTGCTTAAACAAGGTTCAGATCTGGAATTTACAACCAGAAGTTTTGATTGAAGAGGTTTGCAGTCGATTGACTTGCAATTTAACTTTAGAAGAGTGGGACTTGTATTTGGGAAATGAACCTTATCAAAAAATTTGCCCCAATCTTCCGTAA
- a CDS encoding universal stress protein has protein sequence MGFKKILVALDASPETQLVFEEALELAKKESASLMIFNCVDLGSKLTFPTAIKEKTQEGEELTQAYKRKAQEQGIEVESLCRVGEPGKSICNLAQSWKADLIVLGRRGFRGFTEVLLGSVSSHVLHNAPCSVLVIQGEAFST, from the coding sequence GTGGGTTTTAAAAAAATTTTGGTGGCTCTTGATGCATCACCGGAAACACAGCTAGTATTTGAGGAAGCTTTAGAGTTAGCCAAAAAAGAGTCGGCTAGCTTAATGATCTTCAACTGCGTGGATCTTGGCTCAAAACTTACGTTCCCAACTGCAATTAAAGAGAAAACTCAAGAAGGGGAAGAATTAACTCAAGCTTATAAGAGAAAGGCACAGGAGCAAGGGATTGAAGTGGAATCTTTATGCAGAGTCGGAGAACCGGGAAAATCTATTTGCAATTTAGCACAAAGTTGGAAGGCAGATCTGATTGTACTTGGTCGCAGAGGTTTTAGAGGTTTTACGGAAGTTTTATTAGGGAGCGTCAGCAGTCATGTCCTTCACAATGCTCCTTGTTCGGTTTTAGTTATACAGGGCGAGGCTTTCAGCACTTAA
- a CDS encoding SDR family NAD(P)-dependent oxidoreductase: MKTTNQKNQKQTALITGASGGIGYEFVKLLAREGYNLVLIARSGEKLAQIAQDLKQKYSIAVKVITKDLSAPTSPEEIFQELQQENITVDILVNNAGFATYGLFNETDLNIELQMMQVNVVCLTHLTKLFLKDMIKQGYGRILNIASTAAFQPGPLMAVYFATKAYVLSFSEAIANELEGTGVTVTVLCPGPTETGFQKRAAMEDSKLINGQKIMDSETVAKIGYAALMKGKTVVLTGIKNKILAASVKFGPRKMVTKIVRSMQERQ; encoded by the coding sequence ATGAAAACAACAAACCAGAAGAATCAGAAGCAAACTGCTCTCATTACAGGAGCATCTGGTGGAATTGGTTATGAATTTGTAAAATTACTTGCTCGAGAAGGTTACAATCTTGTGCTAATAGCGAGAAGTGGCGAAAAGCTAGCTCAAATTGCACAAGACCTAAAGCAAAAATATAGCATTGCAGTTAAAGTCATTACCAAAGATTTATCCGCTCCCACCTCTCCAGAAGAAATTTTCCAAGAATTACAACAAGAAAATATTACTGTAGATATTTTAGTCAATAATGCTGGATTTGCTACCTATGGTTTGTTTAATGAAACTGACCTTAATATTGAGTTACAAATGATGCAAGTTAATGTGGTATGTCTCACCCATTTAACAAAGCTCTTCCTGAAAGATATGATTAAGCAAGGTTACGGCAGAATATTAAATATTGCATCAACTGCAGCATTTCAACCAGGTCCTTTGATGGCAGTTTATTTTGCAACAAAGGCTTACGTGTTATCTTTTTCGGAAGCGATCGCTAATGAATTAGAGGGAACTGGTGTTACAGTCACAGTACTTTGTCCGGGACCAACAGAAACTGGTTTTCAGAAAAGAGCAGCAATGGAAGACTCAAAGCTAATTAACGGTCAAAAGATTATGGATTCAGAAACTGTAGCCAAAATTGGCTATGCTGCCTTAATGAAAGGCAAAACTGTTGTTCTTACTGGAATCAAGAATAAGATATTAGCTGCTAGTGTAAAATTTGGCCCAAGAAAAATGGTCACAAAAATTGTGAGAAGTATGCAGGAACGACAGTGA
- the sbcD gene encoding exonuclease subunit SbcD, with the protein MIKVLHLSDIHMGSGFSHGKINPETGLNTRLEDFVNSLSQCINRALSEPVDLVIFGGDAFPDATPPPYVQEAFASQFRRLADANIPTVLLVGNHDQHSQGLGGASLCIYRTLGVPGVVVGDRLTTHRITTRNGLIQILTLPWLTRSTLMTRQETEGLSLIEINQLLIERLEVVLEGEIRRLDPNVPTVLLGHLMADNASLGAERYLAVGKGFTLPISLLTRPCFDYVALGHVHRHQNLNKSNDPPIVYPGSIERVDFSEEKEEKGYVMLEIERGDAQWEFFPLPARTFQTIEIDVSKIEDPQTAIVKAIAKHNIQDAVVRLIYKLRSEQLDLIDTSELHRTLSAAHTHSIQPELISQLARPRIPELSASNSIDPMDALKTYLNNRNDLKDIAELMLDAAHKLLADDVEVSLESVIQ; encoded by the coding sequence ATGATAAAAGTTCTTCATCTCTCTGATATCCATATGGGAAGTGGTTTTTCCCACGGAAAGATTAATCCCGAAACCGGATTGAATACGCGATTGGAGGATTTTGTCAATTCTCTGTCTCAATGCATTAACAGAGCATTGTCAGAACCAGTCGATTTAGTCATTTTTGGAGGTGATGCTTTTCCCGACGCAACTCCACCTCCATACGTACAAGAAGCTTTTGCCAGTCAGTTTCGTCGTCTTGCAGATGCCAACATCCCGACGGTTCTCCTTGTAGGAAATCACGATCAACACTCTCAAGGACTGGGGGGCGCTAGTCTTTGTATTTATCGTACCTTGGGTGTACCGGGAGTGGTTGTGGGCGATCGCTTAACAACTCATCGCATTACAACTCGTAATGGGTTAATACAAATTCTTACCCTTCCTTGGCTCACTCGCTCGACTTTGATGACTCGTCAAGAGACTGAAGGTTTATCTTTAATAGAAATTAACCAGCTGCTGATTGAACGTCTTGAAGTAGTACTAGAAGGAGAAATTCGCCGTCTTGACCCCAATGTACCAACTGTTCTTTTGGGTCATTTAATGGCGGATAATGCATCTTTGGGAGCAGAACGCTATTTAGCAGTAGGAAAAGGTTTTACACTTCCTATCTCTTTGCTAACACGACCTTGCTTTGATTATGTCGCCTTGGGTCACGTACACCGTCACCAAAATCTCAATAAGTCTAACGATCCCCCAATTGTTTATCCAGGAAGTATCGAAAGGGTGGATTTTAGTGAAGAAAAGGAAGAGAAAGGTTATGTGATGTTGGAAATCGAGCGGGGTGACGCGCAGTGGGAATTTTTTCCTTTACCCGCACGAACTTTTCAGACTATTGAGATTGATGTCTCTAAGATAGAAGATCCGCAAACAGCAATTGTGAAAGCGATCGCAAAACACAACATCCAAGATGCTGTTGTGCGACTGATTTACAAACTGCGTTCCGAACAACTAGATTTAATTGATACTTCAGAATTGCACCGTACTCTCAGTGCAGCTCATACCCATAGCATCCAACCAGAACTGATCAGTCAATTGGCTCGTCCCCGCATTCCTGAGTTAAGCGCAAGCAACAGTATTGACCCGATGGACGCGTTAAAAACTTACTTGAACAACCGTAATGACCTCAAAGACATAGCAGAGTTAATGTTAGATGCAGCACACAAGTTATTAGCTGATGATGTAGAAGTTTCACTCGAATCAGTGATCCAGTGA
- the ggt gene encoding gamma-glutamyltransferase — MTNPILDQGKRVAFAAFSFSILFYSQAVLATVIPPLRTKKAMVVSANPLASEAGVKMLRKGGNAVDAAVATTFAISVVEPFSAGIGGGGFLLLRESKTGEIKALDFRERAPIKATKNMYLDAQGKVSPNLSIDGYLAVATPGTVAGMYEVHRRYGKLPWQEVLKPAIALAKDGFTLSHRVTWRSLKVYEDRKQVILNNPAARAIFTRKGEFYQPGERLVQQDLGKTLEELAKNPQSFYTGNIARTIAADMAKNGGLITLEDLKSYRTTWRTPVCGNFRKAKVCSMPPPSSGGVHLLQILNIIGDTDLKSLGWHHPNALHLMVEAMKIAYADRSQHLGDPDFVKVPVAQLLSGAYAKKRRQEIDMQRARSSTKVKPVDFQTLQQVNSSSIPATVNTNPKSKIQNPKSKIQNPKSKIQNPKFYESPETTHLTVVDEQRNAVSLTFTVNYGFGSGIVVPTTGILLNDEMDDFAAAPGVPNAFGLVGNEANAIAPRKIPLSSMTPTIITESDRLRMAVGAPGGGTIITQVLQVLLNVLEYNMDAGSAVSAPRIHHQWLPDELRVEPLGLDALTITELQRRGHKIQQTAPWGNINTILVAPDGTLEGAADPRGEGSAKGY; from the coding sequence ATGACAAACCCTATTTTGGATCAAGGCAAACGGGTAGCATTTGCAGCATTTTCTTTTAGTATTTTATTTTACAGCCAAGCTGTACTAGCTACCGTTATTCCACCACTACGAACAAAAAAGGCAATGGTAGTATCTGCTAATCCTTTGGCTAGTGAAGCAGGAGTGAAGATGTTACGCAAGGGTGGGAATGCAGTTGATGCAGCAGTTGCTACAACTTTTGCGATCTCTGTTGTAGAACCTTTTTCAGCTGGAATTGGCGGTGGTGGTTTTTTACTGTTACGTGAGTCAAAAACTGGTGAAATTAAAGCTTTAGATTTCCGGGAACGTGCGCCAATCAAAGCCACCAAAAATATGTACTTGGATGCACAAGGCAAAGTAAGCCCCAATCTAAGTATTGACGGCTACCTAGCCGTAGCAACACCAGGAACTGTGGCGGGGATGTATGAAGTTCATCGACGCTATGGTAAACTACCTTGGCAAGAGGTGTTGAAACCTGCGATCGCTCTTGCAAAAGACGGTTTTACTCTCAGTCATCGGGTAACTTGGCGTTCTTTGAAAGTGTATGAAGATCGCAAACAGGTTATTCTCAACAACCCAGCAGCACGAGCTATTTTCACTCGCAAGGGAGAGTTTTATCAACCAGGTGAAAGGCTAGTACAGCAAGATTTAGGCAAAACTTTAGAAGAACTTGCCAAAAATCCTCAAAGCTTTTACACCGGAAATATTGCCCGCACCATTGCTGCTGACATGGCAAAAAACGGGGGGTTAATTACTTTAGAAGACTTGAAATCTTACAGAACAACTTGGCGTACTCCTGTCTGTGGCAATTTCCGCAAAGCCAAAGTGTGTTCAATGCCACCACCTTCCTCAGGAGGAGTTCATTTATTACAGATTTTAAATATTATTGGTGACACCGATCTGAAATCCTTAGGATGGCATCACCCAAATGCATTACACCTTATGGTGGAAGCTATGAAAATTGCTTATGCAGATCGTTCTCAACATCTAGGCGATCCAGATTTTGTTAAAGTACCCGTAGCACAACTTCTTAGCGGTGCTTATGCAAAAAAACGCCGCCAAGAAATAGATATGCAACGGGCGAGATCTTCCACTAAGGTAAAACCTGTAGACTTCCAAACATTACAGCAAGTAAATTCATCTTCAATACCTGCAACCGTTAACACAAATCCAAAATCCAAAATCCAAAACCCAAAATCCAAAATTCAAAATCCAAAATCCAAAATCCAAAATCCAAAATTCTACGAGTCTCCGGAAACAACTCATTTAACGGTTGTAGATGAACAGCGCAATGCAGTTAGCCTTACGTTCACTGTTAACTACGGTTTTGGTTCTGGAATCGTAGTGCCTACAACTGGTATCTTACTTAATGATGAAATGGATGACTTTGCAGCTGCACCTGGAGTTCCCAATGCTTTTGGACTTGTCGGTAATGAAGCCAATGCAATCGCACCACGAAAAATTCCTTTATCCAGCATGACTCCTACCATTATCACCGAAAGCGATCGTCTCCGCATGGCAGTAGGTGCGCCTGGTGGTGGCACAATTATTACTCAAGTATTGCAAGTTCTTCTTAATGTGCTGGAATACAACATGGATGCAGGTTCTGCCGTATCCGCACCACGCATACATCATCAGTGGTTGCCAGATGAATTGAGAGTAGAACCTTTAGGTTTAGATGCTCTTACCATCACAGAATTACAAAGACGGGGACACAAGATTCAGCAGACTGCGCCTTGGGGAAATATCAACACAATTTTAGTCGCACCTGATGGAACTTTAGAGGGCGCAGCCGATCCGCGCGGAGAAGGTTCCGCAAAAGGCTATTAA
- a CDS encoding CopG family transcriptional regulator, whose translation MSNTKEMVHFNLDLSPELNETLEELAEKIGGSKSDVLRQAIALMQIMVIAKEKGKKFGIAEPDQPLATEISIP comes from the coding sequence ATGAGTAATACAAAAGAGATGGTTCACTTCAATCTAGATTTATCACCTGAACTGAACGAGACATTGGAGGAACTTGCTGAAAAGATTGGTGGAAGTAAAAGTGATGTTTTGCGTCAGGCAATTGCATTAATGCAAATCATGGTAATAGCTAAAGAAAAAGGGAAGAAATTTGGAATTGCAGAGCCAGATCAGCCTCTAGCTACTGAAATCAGTATTCCCTAA
- a CDS encoding AAA family ATPase — protein MKSHIFTGDNGLGKSFLLDIAWWVLTTSWADQPAYPQQVRGENPQITGVVSTKKEIREYQSYFDFSEQQWRHLQMPPLLKEVVIYMRVDGSFSVFDPARQRDIAYNFNPNTLWNGLKSQDKVLCNGLIQDWVTWQNQPNKYPFQLFSNVIKKLAPHPSEWIQVGEPTRVSIEDVRDIPTVNLPYGNVPVTQTSAGMKRILGLAYLLVWTWYEHKKASELRQQKPVNQIVVLIDEIESHLHPRWQRVILPAILTVACELQPWTKIQALVTTHSPLVLASLEPKFNEQEDKLFLFKLQDKEVSLDEVPWSKQGDTVGWLTSEIFGLKQARSQEAEIAIEAAEAWMRNDEMNAFPENLRRPTQIHQELQRVLPGHDPFWPRWIVLSAKGVEDWRFGTN, from the coding sequence CTGAAGAGCCATATATTTACAGGTGATAATGGTTTAGGTAAAAGTTTTTTACTTGATATTGCTTGGTGGGTTCTGACCACAAGTTGGGCTGACCAACCAGCATACCCACAACAAGTCAGAGGTGAAAATCCACAAATTACGGGCGTAGTTAGCACTAAAAAAGAAATAAGAGAGTATCAGAGTTACTTTGATTTTTCTGAACAACAATGGCGTCATTTACAAATGCCTCCTTTATTAAAAGAGGTAGTTATTTATATGCGTGTTGATGGTAGTTTTTCTGTTTTTGACCCAGCTCGTCAACGCGATATTGCTTACAATTTTAATCCAAATACACTGTGGAATGGATTAAAGTCACAAGATAAAGTTCTTTGTAATGGTCTAATTCAAGATTGGGTAACATGGCAGAATCAACCCAATAAATATCCTTTTCAACTCTTTTCTAATGTCATTAAAAAACTTGCACCCCACCCTTCAGAATGGATACAAGTGGGAGAACCAACGCGAGTTTCTATTGAAGACGTGCGCGATATTCCTACAGTTAATCTGCCTTATGGGAATGTTCCTGTCACTCAAACATCAGCCGGAATGAAGCGTATTTTGGGACTAGCTTATTTACTAGTGTGGACTTGGTACGAACATAAAAAAGCTTCTGAACTGCGACAACAAAAGCCAGTAAATCAGATAGTTGTACTAATTGATGAAATTGAATCTCATTTACATCCCCGTTGGCAGAGAGTGATTTTACCAGCTATTTTAACTGTGGCGTGTGAATTACAACCTTGGACGAAAATACAGGCTTTAGTAACTACTCATTCGCCACTTGTTCTTGCTTCCTTAGAGCCAAAATTTAATGAGCAAGAAGATAAATTATTTTTATTTAAATTACAAGATAAAGAAGTTAGCCTTGACGAAGTACCTTGGTCAAAACAAGGGGACACAGTTGGATGGTTAACCTCAGAAATTTTTGGCCTCAAACAAGCCCGTTCCCAAGAAGCAGAAATCGCAATTGAAGCAGCAGAGGCTTGGATGCGTAATGATGAGATGAATGCGTTTCCAGAAAATCTGAGAAGACCAACACAAATTCATCAGGAACTTCAAAGAGTTTTACCAGGACACGATCCATTTTGGCCTCGTTGGATAGTACTTAGTGCTAAAGGAGTTGAAGACTGGAGATTCGGGACTAATTGA
- a CDS encoding type II toxin-antitoxin system Phd/YefM family antitoxin gives MTKVNINVDNNNFPDLIHKVTESGERIVIEQQGKATAAIITYDDLKRLEALEASILKKAELEEYELLTVAMKNSDFDFLKDQEDIYTLADGKPFHDPEYAQSVVSEPDFCSITEPEEDIYTLADGKLFHD, from the coding sequence ATGACAAAAGTCAACATAAATGTAGATAACAACAATTTTCCAGATCTGATTCATAAAGTTACAGAAAGTGGAGAACGTATAGTAATTGAACAGCAAGGGAAAGCAACAGCTGCAATTATTACCTATGATGATTTAAAACGACTTGAAGCACTGGAAGCTTCCATACTCAAAAAAGCAGAACTAGAAGAATATGAATTGCTAACAGTAGCAATGAAAAATTCAGATTTTGATTTTCTTAAAGACCAAGAAGATATCTACACCTTAGCTGATGGCAAACCATTTCATGATCCAGAATATGCTCAATCAGTAGTAAGTGAACCAGATTTCTGTTCTATAACAGAGCCAGAAGAAGATATTTATACCCTTGCTGACGGAAAACTATTTCATGATTAA